The DNA window CCGCAGACATCAATGTTTTACTGGTTTATTTAGGAAGATAGAAATACATATGTTTCACGTGGAACATAGATAGAATAAAAAATTAAAAGTTATACCCAACTTATCCACAATCCATCGCTTTTAACAGCGATTTATGCATAATCAATGAAAATTAAAGATCATTTTCTTTCACAGGAAATTTTTGATATTACAGAAACGGAAACTCAGGGAGTATTTAAAACCTCCCCTGTTCCGTCTGACCTGTCACGGTATTATGAAAGTGAAGATTACATTTCCCATCACCAGGATTCAGGAAGCCTGAAAGAGAAACTTTATAAATTCCTCCAGTCTTTTAACCTGAAATATAAAAAGACGATTCTGCTGGACCGGATTTCAAAAGGAGGAAAAGTACTGGATTATGGATGTGGTGCCGGGGAATTTGTAAAATTTATTGAAAATGATTTTGAAACGTTAGGATTCGAGCCGGATCCTGATGCCAGGTCTGCAGCCTCGTCTAAAGTAAAAAAAGTCCTGCTTCTTGATGATATCCGCAACATTGAAGACCACACCCTGGATGCGATCACCTTATGGCATGTCTTTGAACATATAGAAAACCAGGAGGAAATGCTCAGCATCTTCCATGATAAATTAAAGGAAAAAGGACTGCTGATCATAGCAGTTCCCAATCCTACTTCTTATGATGCCAGACATTATGGACCTTACTGGGCAGCCTATGATGTACCCAGGCATATTTTTCATTTTTCTAAAAACGGAATGGAAAACCTGATCAAAAAGAAATCCGGATGGAAGCTGAGAAAAATCAAACCTCTCGTCCTTGATTCCTATTACATCTCGATGCTCAGCGAAAAATATAAAAAATCACCCGTGTTTTGGCTGAAAGCAATCATTCACGGAACGATTTCGAATGTAAAAGCTCTTTTTTCTAACGAATTTTCGAGTTTGATATACATTATCGAAAAAAGATAGAAAATCGATTTTTGAGGCATTTATGAAGGTCAAATTTTCGCTTTTTTAGCAAAAATCGGGTTCTGAATGAAATTTTAAGAGCAAAAGTAGACTCTGAAAATTACAGGCGAGAAAATCAGAACTCCCCCTACTCTTCTGTTTTAAAATAATTTTTTTATTATCAGATAAAAAATTCATCAACCAAATTATTTGAATAAATCATAGGCGATGCAGATGATGCGTAATTTTATCTTGACATATCATTCGCAGACGTGAGGTTACATTTCCTCAACACAAAATACCTGAGTAAAAACAAAAGGTCCGCTGATTATTCAGCGGACCTCGTTTATAAAAAAAATATGTTTATTGATTGATGGCAGCCACTCCGGGCAGTTCCAGCCCTTCCAGGCTTTCTAGCATGGCACCGCCTCCGGTAGAAACGTAGCTCATTTTATCTGCATAGCCGAACTGTTTTACGAACGCAACACTATC is part of the Chryseobacterium camelliae genome and encodes:
- a CDS encoding class I SAM-dependent methyltransferase; this encodes MKIKDHFLSQEIFDITETETQGVFKTSPVPSDLSRYYESEDYISHHQDSGSLKEKLYKFLQSFNLKYKKTILLDRISKGGKVLDYGCGAGEFVKFIENDFETLGFEPDPDARSAASSKVKKVLLLDDIRNIEDHTLDAITLWHVFEHIENQEEMLSIFHDKLKEKGLLIIAVPNPTSYDARHYGPYWAAYDVPRHIFHFSKNGMENLIKKKSGWKLRKIKPLVLDSYYISMLSEKYKKSPVFWLKAIIHGTISNVKALFSNEFSSLIYIIEKR